The region aaaccctaaagcttggatctaggtttctctattgtacatactttgaatccaagactataaaccctaattctagcatatggaaatcgatattagcATATAGATGGGTttaagatcataccttgattgttatgtagcaataacaatccaattccttcttgtattgactttagaaagctgagagtcacaagtgtcactcctctaatggttcacaaacaccataagcaagaggatgaagaagagagaggATGGAGACTGACCCaaaatgtgtgaaaccctagaataaGTCTTAGCCACCTTTTTGAGTCATAAGGGATCTCTATATATaggagctattagggttatctaacaaggaaaccctaaattggatgcttaagccctaagcaacccatggacccttttaattaaggccttggacgatttcttaatgggtttccccatagaattcgtccaccttataatataaggcaatccatggcccaaattgcaattatcttataattacaatgccagtcccttaagtttaattaatctcttttagtcacaaaactaattactaattaattcttgaccaatattaattaaacaatataatttctcctttaatatattattcttataacatattaataaatcatatttaatcctttctctccataattcatcctatcaagttgatttggtgaaggcaacccaaaaggaccatgcaccatcgggtcaagtacataccaaaatagttatggacttagacactaatcgaacagtctcccacttggataagtctaataactattctgcgtataacttcagatcctgatctgcaatcgtagctttccaaagccgctgtcaactctaatcctatcatatacgcgtgtcctttagataagggatcatatattcctccattctagatatcatatgagatatgatttcaaatcattctctttgtactatttctcgacttctgatttatgacgactgactaattgaacaaatcaaattagccctagcccggccgagcatttacgtttgtcatcactaaatcatcgaggggcccaaagatatcccTTTTTATCCtgttttgaataaaaggaacggataaactttgatttaatgctcacttgcactcactcaccgaatcacacaaaacaatatgttttatgacaccaagttactggtgcgtttacatattatcaatgtgcaaccgatttgcaagatacaactcacacatctcggtttcaagaatataagatgttatcgtctcaccaatcactcgtgatgcaattcatggagtgatccaagtgagcgtgggtttaatccaatgctcaaatcatattcataaacactcatgaacgttgcagcaaacatttgcttatgtctaatgctcattagacaatccacacaccaattcacggcagtcttcattcatatctacttcaaacatatgaacgactgtggcccgttcgaataatttgactattcTTAATCAATTAAATTactcaagaagtcaaaacatgcaaagtgaaacacaagaataatactaatcccatatggcctcaaccctttgagcataaataaaactccttttatttatcaccatatcgattactcattatttgtcgtttcggacaatcaacttcttacttgaattattacacttgtcccatgttcttatcatgcacacaatgtttacttatggttcttactttgtgaaatagatcaaattaaacacatttccaatcattctcatttcacaactccaaatccttttttataagtgaaagaatatcaaattcttgccacttatagaatatattagattctaacactttatgcaatgatccttttcgtaatgtcatagaaCAAAAGtaacaaagactattgccaacgatattacaaagtcctctatcagagattgttacaagacaattccatagatgtgatgtctctcactcaaagtacattcctttgaacatcctttgcataaagtttctaatctagacatagatttttaatattccattcccaatatggactcgtttccatatttccatatgacaactcattcttaatagaatcttatctattcataataaagtcTATATGGTTcattcaatactatacttccaactactcataagcgaccaatccttggcgaaccttggattatcctttgatagttgtttaattatcttagtcaaaaccgattcttgtcctttttccctctaaatgcgatagacatttggaaaattttagaatggtcaaatattatagcatttgcaatcgatcctatacacgAAGCGTATGGACACGATgcaaaatgtcttacataaagatttgatactttaccaatcttttgccataatgttttatttcctatgttctcaaaattcgaattgtgaagaggaatgtcgtaatcataatcgaaattttaagaacacactatgtacttttgactaaatttattagcgttccacaacctaagcctttagatttgaaatgacgcaaaatattctctcccttaattatagcaaaacaactattccatccatacaactttgcaaagaatgactcttgttttctataattagtaTTGCCAACTtgaaatactttccttaataatcatacaatcataacattaatgctcccactatcatgatgattattataaaacataacacttatgctcccactagcttcgacatgtattcagaaaacagcttaacttacagaaaaacaatacctattgaatttctaaagttcatgtttctaatacttaatgctttgataatcctttatcaaggcttcttactCTCATACACCATTAtccaagatagctcatatgtgtcaattaagactaattgccaaatctcatatgTGTCAATtaaggtgcctgccttttataTATTCAAATGGGAACtcacagaactcatatgcataattaactcaattggaatggcatagaaaacaaaataatgtcaacacgataggttgttaaccccaactcgtgtgctagtgatgatcgataaggtttatttgatttgttcttgaaacctttcaagaccattaagactcccactaactccttgacatataagattcgcttgtcaataaacatttcttgacaaccaaatattcaagagttagtgtagtttttatcaaaacataacataaattggtcctagttggtcttcgtcttatccaagacatcacaactttccacatttgatgaatgttataaaccttcttaatacttatcactcaaagtcataatcttaactttaagacttgttattggaacgaagtatgactgacttcttgatttaaccatttcttcaattcttgattcctcttcttagacatacaattgtactaagactaacttagaggattaattgagatatggttcttaatcattaagacctatcataaagcataaaaggtactctcccttcctcttagaatggagaaacttttatctttctgccttcttgattcttcttattcgttatgctattgatttaaaccttttcaatcaactaagaagtacacttaatcttataagtataatcatatttactaatcctttagtaaatcatgacgaatatctttgttacccttgtggtggacttgatcaacacacaactttgtgtactcgatctcctagtccttcacttgacactttgtcaatgaattagtctaatttccaaatatgaaatttctcattcatcgtgcaaccacgttgcatgattccaagtttctgtccaattgaaacttgggtgatgagaaactttccctatttggaaaattcttgacatttccactattaacataattaagaatcttatccatttgttgtagaaatatgcaaacaccaattttcataacgatttcattgtaaggaaataaataaacaaaatctattttattcataaaagcagcggaaaacatttgtccttacaatgcaaaatccattgaaaactatgtatttcaaaaggaaaatttctaacaactctatcataactatctaagctcaaaatctaatcttcaagtccatgcgatcaagatccattcttgtgattagattcatcttgctctttcaccaagcttcctttcttttcaccgatcctgcaaaacattcaaatgcaatcttatcacatcatgtattaagaatcaatgaatatgaacttaacggagttagatagtggattttacctgaagcgcagccatacactttgactctcccatcttctggactcttcaggctctttgggcagacttgtatccaacgccctttcttttggcagcaaacgcagttcggttctcctagaacgtcctcggaagcatggtcggttgactttcccaacaaatacgctccattgcttcgccaaatcatttctgattcagcagcaatgagcatgttagttaggtcaatgaggttgttgtcatgatccatcatataatactttcttttgaactcattatataaTTCAGGAAGTGATTGCAAAACCCAAtttacagccaactcatctgggaatgacacacctaacattatcaacctatcaatgtgtgatttcatttctagaacgtgggcacacacgggtttaccatcttcatgtttcatttccaatagggctttagtgatattgaacttttcaattcttcgatcttgtgggttaggcagaacaattggagaaggtggaggaagtgaagaatgatttcttgttcctcgatcgacgtggaataccatcttcatgtggaatgcttgttccacgggatttgggaagaccatagttgtcgaactttgacatctacaaaatgggagaaacaaattcaagttagttgatagattgagtccttagtaaatcacccaaatgaaatactaaggctaggacccaacacaatattctacaactcgggagagggatgctgtaaccctaattgcagaacatttgaaggtaagtgaatgacgattcactaatttccaccacgaaaaagaaatttaagttttaaacctatgaaaactcctagatcctttgagattcattgaactttcaatggcatgtttgaatctcgatatgcccctcttgtttgtgattgggatgccgaggatcacaaagcgggtgtgaataaccatgcaaacttacatggtgccctcacatgttacagttacctattcgatgtgccggtaaaccacacacgctccaccgaactatgacaaacattgagtcaccctttgctacctttgcttagaaccatttagtgtgccggttaaccacacgcgctccattaacgtcttagcaagggcacaaagtgtaatttcatggaattacatcaattcacttttacctaagtaactaagattgggaattttatgaaaacatttagttacttttatatttcattatacttataatggaaggtttcgtcctatcctacccgttcggctaacgaccctccactagtcaagagtgcggtgggtaagagtggatacccattcaatcgccattttataggcaatttccttaaacaccccttatagactagcttcgtgaatgaggcctactaacggtaagactgacttttactcatacataaatataatgttagacttttaatgttatatatagtatagggtgtattttacactttgaaaatactaggtggtctaatgtaacaattatacttttaattcaattaaattgtaaaccaaaactattATGGATTCAtgaaacctcttttaattatattccttaattaattaataaaaccataagggtgtgatttgaacttttccaaaacaatactagggttttagaatttaacattcctaattaaacctttaatcaacttttaaattccaaaacttgagggcaagttttgaaacatttcaaaacattagggtttagaatttaaatatacatcaaaattaaacttttaatcaaaatttaaattccaaaacttgagggcaagttttgaaaccttttcaaaacattggggtttcaactatttaaatttcaaaacaacaaaacttttgggttcaaattcaaactataaaacctaaagggtaaaatatgaaacttttcataactacaaggatcaaataacaaataatcttaattaacatttaatcacataattatccatatttgatttatttaatgatttcttgcaaaacaattgaccaatttaatcaaaataattaatcaattatcacataaggaaataaatattttattaatttgataaatatctttaattagatcaagaatatagtcaaatatatcataaagtcggatttatattgatctaatatgataaggtaactatccttaagcaaaaatagcaagaaatcccggaaatagctccatctgatgctcgaactcgccgagtaccacactgtactcgccgagttgaggcctactcgccgagtacactgtggtactcgccgagttcaggaggcagaaccacaaaaaacgaatttaTCAAACATACAagacatcaatacaatagaaaccaatcatggctctgataccactgatgggttttgatcataataacatcctatgtgctcatgcaaaccctaaagcttggatctaggtttctctattgtacatactttgaatccaagactataaaccctaattctagcatatggaaatcgatattagcATATAGATTGGTttaagatcataccttgattgttatgtagcaataacaatccaattccttcttgtattgactttagaaagctgagagtcacaagtgtcactcctctaatggttcacaaacaccataagcaagaggatgaagaggagagatgaTGGAGGCTGccccaaaacgtgtgaaaccctagaataaGTCTTAGTCACCTTTTTGAGTCATAAGGGATCTCTATATATaggagctattagggttatctaataaggaaaccctaaattggatgcttaagccctaagcaacccatgaacccttttaattaaggccttggacgatttcttaatgggtttccccatagaattcatccaccttataatataaggcaatccatggcccaaattgcaattatcttattattacaattccagtcccttaagtttaattaatctcttttagtcacaaaactgattactaattaattcttgaccaatattaattaaacaatataatttctcctttaatatattattcttataacatattaataaatcatatttaatcctttctctccataattcatcctatcaagttgctttggtgaaggcaacccaaaaggaccatgcaccatcgggtcaagtacataccaaaatagttatggacttagacactaatccaacacttactgCATTGAAGTCTCCGATAAGAACCCACATTGACTTCCTTGATCTCATTAATTGTAACAGATTCTCCCGCAGACGCCGTTTCTCAGTAATAGATTGTGGAGCATATACATTCACAATGGCAATGTTCAGGCCCGAACCTTGCAATACTCCATGAGTCACTAAAAAGGATTGAGATTTGACTGAATCTGTAAAGGAAAAGTATGACTTATCCCATATAGTAAGGATGCCCCCTGACCTACCCATTGCTTCCACACAATCGGATCCATAATTTTCGTCCCCCCACCCCTTTGTAATAGTTGATTCCTCCACTCCCAGTTGCAGTTGCGTTTCCTGTATACATACTATTGACACTTTATTAACGTGCctcaacctcctgatccattcgAGTTTATGTTGTTCTCCCATTCCCCTTATATTAACCGACAATAACTTCATTGATCTGCAACGTGCTCTCCGTCTACACCAGTGATTTCGGCCAAAATTTCGTTATCGCCATTTATCTCAAATCCAATGAGTCGACCGGTTTCAACAGTTTTTTCGATTTCAGAAATATGAGGAATGGTTGGGGGTCTATTGGATTGAGATGGGTGAGAAACGTTGTTAGGGGTTCGATTAAGATCAAGAGAGGAATGGTTACCCGACTCCGAACCTGCGACCTCCTGATTTGTTTGATCGTCAATGTGGGTAGGGCATAGATGGATATTGTTTATGTTTAATGATGCCTAGCGAACCTTCTTACGTTTAAGATAAGATCCATTTGGATCCATTTCTAAATTACTTACATTATTGGGCTCGTTACTCACCCTAGGGTCCGGATTTGGAAAAGGTCCAATTCCACCTTTTCGTAATTGTTCCCGTATTTTCCCAAGGGACATAAGTGGGTTCCCATGCTCCACGTCATCGGCCATGCATCCATCTTCTATAGTATCTACCCACATTTGAGTAATCCCATTAAATTGAGACTGTTGGTCTTCCTTATTACGACCCAGTTCCCCATTCAGATTTTCCTGACTCCCGTCGATAATGATTGCTTCGACTCCCACTCCTCCGGGAACGTCTGCCAGAGCCTCCACCGGGGATTCAACTACTGTGGCTTCATGATCATTCACCTCGAACTGTGATTCAGGGACTCTTTCCGACTCTAAATCTAACTCTATTTCTCCTTCCTCTAACGTGTCACTCATGTCATCAAACTTGTTCTCTTCCCCCACGATCATTGTATTAGAGATGGCatcctcatcatcttcaccatctGATTCAATATTGCTGTCATAATTATGAGTCGAGAAGGGCTTCCAGTCATCATCGATCTTGTATATTCCAACTTTGGATATTTTGTTGTCCGCCACAACTGTTCTTTCTTCATTAAAATAAAACATTCATCACTAGATGCGATTCTTACTACTAAGTTGGTTTTTATTCCATGGGGAGAGGTGTGTTTTTTTCCTTTAGAGAATGAAATGCTATATATTATAACAATAAATTACTTCCGTTTATATAAtctttaataaatattaattattgaaATTATAAATTTTCTAttacttaatttttttatttttgaaaatatataaaattatttgtTGCTACAATTATATTTAAGATTTCATGTTATGTAATTCTTTTAATGTTGTTAGTTTCGTGCATCATAACAATTCTTTTACTtcttttagaatttatttatatttatattatatgtctATATAGAATAacgtttttctttatttattagttttactttatttattttttctatttatttagtaacaaataatattttgaatatttgtGATGTTGTTTGGAGCTAGTTGATCCTAAGAAACTAAATATCATCAAAGGCTCAGACGAGTTAGAAAAAAAGGCTCTTATCgttattataaatttttatttttaaataaaaatatataataaaagatTGGGCCTTGTATATCTGTCCACTTCACACCCTCAACGCCCTCACGGCTTGTCGAACATAAAAATTCAATATTATAATTCTTTCCACTTTGTTGtctatttcattttttattataatttcatTTATTCATAGCAATATACTGCTTAAACCTAATGTTGTAACGCATGCATCAAAGCCATGACTACTACTCCTTAGTTCCTTATCAAGTTGTAACCTAAAGTCCTAAAACTACGGCCTAAGGAAGGTTGTAACCAAGGCATGAGGTCAAGCTATTAAATCGGTTTGATTTTAGGATAGACAAGTTTGGTTTCAATTTAATCAATTTTGAATCACCTTTTTTGATTCTTGACCTTCGATATCCACCCAAATCAAATAAAACCAAACTATATTGCATTATTGCATATTATAATTGAATTAGCTATTAATCATATACAAGAATATGTCGCCAATAATAAATGTAATTTTCGCATACCTATTAAAtatatttcaataaaaaaaacatatcataTTATATAAATCAAATTAAGAAAAGAATATTGTATTTTCGTGATCCTTAAAagaatgttatgttattatgttaaaTATAAAGAAATTTAGGTCTTGAGTTTGAATTCGATTGGTTGAATTTACCACGAGAgggcaaatgaccaaaatgccatCAAGATTCCAACCCCACTCGCGACGCAAGCCATGTCAAGCCGTCTCTCTCTCCTCTCCATcttctcctttctctctctccttCTTTGAATGAACTCACCGTACCTCTCTTTTTGCTCCTCTCCTCCGCCGCTATACCTCCTTCTCCGCCGCTGGGCTACGGCAAGTCCTTGTAAAATTACCATACTCTCCTTTCCACTCAAACACTTGCCATCCATGTCCAATACCATTAAACTAGCCCCACTCATGTTTAACTCTCCTCCGCCTTCTTTTACCCCGCATGTAATCTGTATATTGCAGTTCACGTAATCGTTACCATGTAGGGGAACGTCGGGAGCGATCACGACGGCGAATATCACCTCTATGTTCCCGGTCAACCAGTTCCGACGAACAGAGACAGGCTTTATGCTTGATAGATTCACTGCCCGGTTCTGGGATGGGTCTATCATGATCCAACTCAACGTCATGTTCTTTTCAAGATTGGATAGCAGCACCTGATTGTCGCCGGAGAATTTAATCGATGAGGGTATGAGTTCTTTAAGTTGAAGAAGATCAATACGAAACGGAGACGATTGG is a window of Lactuca sativa cultivar Salinas chromosome 1, Lsat_Salinas_v11, whole genome shotgun sequence DNA encoding:
- the LOC111893541 gene encoding F-box protein At2g27310; this encodes MAIADIHEDIIKTHILTRLDGQTLAAAGCASSQLQSLCSDQKLWSDICSYNWPSTVDPLVIQAISNFPSGYRSFYSDSSSSPTYRLSTTTSLPATSHIISSVDLRYHDELIFSTVESTNTTPSDWFQSSPFRIDLLQLKELIPSSIKFSGDNQVLLSNLEKNMTLSWIMIDPSQNRAVNLSSIKPVSVRRNWLTGNIEVIFAVVIAPDVPLHGNDYVNCNIQITCGVKEGGGELNMSGASLMVLDMDGKCLSGKESMVILQGLAVAQRRRRRYSGGGEEQKERYGEFIQRRRERKEKMERRERRLDMACVASGVGILMAFWSFALSW